Proteins encoded together in one Phyllostomus discolor isolate MPI-MPIP mPhyDis1 chromosome 6, mPhyDis1.pri.v3, whole genome shotgun sequence window:
- the MMP27 gene encoding matrix metalloproteinase-27: MKNLLLLFLLLITFSYTFPTDQKMEDEEDMHLAQAYLNQFYSLEIEGSHLVQDMNRSLIDGKIREMQAFFGLTVTGKLDSNTLEIMKTPRCGVPDVGQYGYTLPGWWKYNLTYRIVNYTPDMPRADVDEAIQKGLEVWSKVTPLTFTKISKGIADIMIAFRTRVHGWCPRYFDGPLGVLGHAFPPGLGLGGDTHFDEDENWTKDGAGFNLFLVAAHEFGHALGLSHSNDQTALMFPNYVSLDPSKFSLSQDDINGIQSIYGGLPKAPAKPKGPTVPHACDPDLTLDAITTFRREVMFFKGRHLWRIYCDISNVEFELISSFWPSLPTDIQAAYENPKDKILFFKDDNFWMVRGYAVLPDHPKSIYTLGFPRYVKKIDAAFCDHNARKTYFFVGIWCWRYDEVTQTMDKGFPRRLVKYFPGIGLRVDAAFQHKGFFYFFRRSKQFEYDPKAKNITRVMKINTWFQCKQPLNSSSDINTSEEKVHSRGVEMVYHKNLKLLIFSIVHMLKKIYSY, translated from the exons atgaagaaccttctgcttctttttttgcTCTTAATAACTTTTTCTTATACATTTCCTACAGACCAAAAGATGGAAGATGAAGAAGACATGCACCTGGCTCAG GCATACCTCAACCAGTTCTACTCTCTCGAAATAGAAGGGAGTCATCTTGTTCAAGACATGAACAGGAGTCTCATAGATGGCAAAATTCGGGAAATGCAAGCATTTTTTGGATTGACAGTGACTGGAAAGCTGGATTCAAACACTCTTGAGATCATGAAGACACCCAGGTGTGGGGTTCCTGATGTGGGTCAGTATGGCTACACTCTCCCTGGGTGGTGGAAATACAACCTCACATACAG aattgtgAACTACACTCCAGATATGCCACGAGCTGATGTGGATGAGGCTATCCAAAAAGGTTTAGAAGTGTGGAGCAAAGTTACTCCACTCACATTCACCAAGATTTCTAAGGGGATTGCTGACATTATGATTGCATTTAGGACCCGAG TCCATGGCTGGTGTCCTCGTTATTTTGATGGCCCATTGGGAGTCCTTGGCCATGCTTTTCCTCCTGGTCTGGGTCTGGGTGGAGACACTCACTTCGATGAGGATGAAAACTGGACCAAGGATGGAGCAG GATTCAACTTATTCCTTGTGGCTGCTCATGAATTTGGTCATGCACTGGGGCTCTCTCACTCCAATGATCAAACAGCTTTGATGTTCCCAAATTATGTCTCCCTGGATCCTAGCAAATTCTCACTTTCTCAGGATGATATCAATGGAATCCAGTCCATCTATG GAGGTCTACCAAAGGCACCTGCTAAGCCAAAGGGACCCACTGTACCCCATGCCTGTGACCCTGATTTGACTCTTGATGCTATCACCACTTTCCGCAGAGAAGTTATGTTCTTTAAAGGCAG GCACCTATGGAGGATCTATTGTGATATCAGTAATGTTGAATTTGAATTAATCTCATCATTCTGGCCATCTCTACCAACTGATATTCAAGCTGCATATGAGAACCCTAAAGATaagattctgttttttaaag ATGACAATTTCTGGATGGTCAGAGGATATGCTGTTTTACCAGATCACCCCAAATCCATCTATACGCTTGGCTTTCCAAGATATGTGAAGAAAATTGATGCAGCTTTCTGTGACCACAATGCAAGAAAAACCTACTTCTTTGTGGGCATTTGGTGCTGGAG GTATGATGAAGTGACCCAAACCATGGACAAAGGGTTCCCTCGGAGGCTAGTAAAATACTTCCCAGGAATTGGTCTCCGAGTTGATGCTGCTTTCCAGCATAAAG gatTCTTCTACTTCTTCCGCAGATCAAAGCAATTTGAATATGATCCTAAGGCAAAGAACATTACCCGAGTGATGAAAATCAATACTTGGTTTCAATGTAAACAACCATTAAATTCATCATCTGATATTAATACCAGTGAAGAAAAAGTACATTCAAGAGGAGTGGAGATGGTTTATCATAAGAATTTAAAGTTGCTTATTTTCAGTATTGTTCATATGTTGAAAAAAATCTACAGTTATTAA